In Dromaius novaehollandiae isolate bDroNov1 chromosome 2, bDroNov1.hap1, whole genome shotgun sequence, one DNA window encodes the following:
- the THRB gene encoding thyroid hormone receptor beta, with protein sequence MSGYIPSYLDKDELCVVCGDKATGYHYRCITCEGCKGFFRRTIQKNLHPTYSCKYEGKCVIDKVTRNQCQECRFKKCIFVGMATDLVLDDSKRLAKRKLIEENREKRRREELQKTIGHKPEPTDEEWELIKIVTEAHVATNAQGSHWKQKRKFLPEDIGQAPIVNAPEGGKVDLEAFSQFTKIITPAITRVVDFAKKLPMFCELPCEDQIILLKGCCMEIMSLRAAVRYDPESETLTLNGEMAVTRGQLKNGGLGVVSDAIFDLGMSLSSFNLDDTEVALLQAVLLMSSDRPGLVCVERIEKCQEGFLLAFEHYINYRKHHVAHFWPKLLMKVTDLRMIGACHASRFLHMKVECPTELFPPLFLEVFED encoded by the exons GGTTTTTTTAGAAGAACCATTCAGAAAAACCTCCATCCAACCTATTCCTGTAAATATGAAGGAAAATGTGTGATAGACAAAGTAACAAGAAACCAGTGCCAGGAATGTCGCTTcaaaaaatgtatctttgttGGCATGGCAACAGATT TGGTGTTGGATGACAGCAAGCGGTTGGCAAAGAGGAAGCTGATAGAAGAAAATCGCGAAAAGAGACGTCGGGAAGAGTTGCAGAAAACAATCGGGCACAAACCAGAGCCAACAGACGAGGAATGGGAGCTGATCAAAATTGTCACTGAAGCACATGTGGCCACCAATGCACAAGGAAGCCActggaagcagaaaaggaaatttcTG CCAGAAGACATTGGACAAGCACCAATAGTCAATGCCCCAGAAGGTGGGAAAGTGGATTTAGAAGCCTTCAGCCAGTTTACAAAAATTATCACACCAGCGATTACAAGAGTGGTGGATTTTGCCAAAAAGTTGCCTATGTTTTGTGAG CTGCCATGTGAAGACCAGATCATCCTTCTGAAAGGCTGTTGTATGGAGATCATGTCACTCCGTGCAGCAGTTCGCTATGACCCTGAGAGTGAGACTTTAACACTAAATGGGGAGATGGCGGTGACAAGGGGCCAGCTGAAAAATGGGGGTCTTGGAGTGGTATCTGATGCCATTTTTGACCTGGGCATGTCTCTCTCATCATTTAACCTGGATGACACTGAGGTTGCCCTTCTTCAGGCTGTTCTGCTCATGTCATCAG ATCGCCCAGGTCTTGTCTGCGTCGAGAGGATAGAAAAGTGCCAAGAGGGTTTCCTCCTGGCATTTGAACACTACATTAATTACAGAAAACACCACGTTGCACACTTTTGGCCAAAACTGCTGATGAAAGTGACAGACCTGCGGATGATCGGAGCCTGCCACGCCAGCCGCTTCCTGCACATGAAGGTAGAATGCCCCACCGAACTCTTCCCTCCACTCTTCCTGGAGGTGTTTGAGGATTAG